One Mauremys mutica isolate MM-2020 ecotype Southern chromosome 19, ASM2049712v1, whole genome shotgun sequence genomic window carries:
- the EVI2A gene encoding protein EVI2A, whose product MNMTVTRRCNSHFAFIIATIFSLCLQIRANYTDHPWATNESYLSTVTQNISENQSTTEASTNLIMQDADYNDTSVTTFEIQTATFQSSTFGQEPSTSSPGFNLTSAVQVPLTTTKSHITTKTENCEEKNKSLILICFIIIAVLVLACTFLFLSTVVMANKISYLKRSKQGKRMPRSNGDFLVTSSLWPTGSDTWQKKSKELTGTDLMMQDLISETAITVQKKNAVETTEKLTSGRANQKKEEESKPCDSIITNFIVEI is encoded by the coding sequence ATGAACATGACAGTGACGAGGCGCTGTAACTCACATTTTGCTTTCATTATTGCGACCATCTTTTCATTGTGCTTGCAAATCAGAGCCAACTACACTGACCATCCTTGGGCTACAAATGAGAGCTATTTGAGTACCGTTACCCAAAACATAAGTGAAAACCAGAGTACGACTGAAGCCAGTACAAATCTTATTATGCAAGACGCAGATTACAATGACACTTCAGTGACTacttttgaaatacagacagccaCCTTTCAGTCATCAACTTTTGGTCAGGAACCTTCAACATCTTCCCCTGGCTTTAATCTTACTTCTGCAGTTCAAGTCCCTTTGACCACCACCAAGTCCCACATTACaacaaaaactgaaaattgtGAAGAAAAGAATAAATCTCTGATACTAATTTGTTTCATTATAATAGCAGTGCTTGTTCTTGCTTGCACATTTCTATTTCTGTCAACTGTGGTAATGGCAAATAAGATATCGTATCTCAAAAGATCTAAACAAGGCAAGCGCATGCCCAGGAGTAATGGCGATTTTCTGGTTACCAGCAGTTTATGGCCAACGGGATCAGATACATGGCAGAAGAAGTCTAAAGAGCTAACAGGGACTGACTTGATGATGCAAGACCTGATATCAGAGACAGCTATCACAGTTCAAAAGAAAAATGCAGTTGAAACAACTGAGAAACTCACTAGTGGAAGAGCTAATcagaaaaaagaagaagaatcAAAACCATGTGACAGCATCATAACCAATTTTATAGTTGAGATTTAA